In a genomic window of Polycladomyces abyssicola:
- the ppdK gene encoding pyruvate, phosphate dikinase — MSEKRVYLFHEGNAQMRSLLGGKGANLAEMTRAGLPVPPGFTITTEACNDYYAAGKQLSEQLLDEIRKALAELEAQTGKKLGNPSNPLLVSVRSGAVYSMPGMMDTILNLGLNDETVEGLAQLTGNPRFAYDCYRRFIQMFGDVVLGIDHYRFERIIENVKESRGVKHDPELSAEDWKQVIASFQKLVQEQTGSAFPQDPQEQLRRAVIAVFDSWNNQRAVIYRKLHKIPDDLGTAVNVQMMVFGNMGDDSGTGVAFTRNPSTGEKTLYGEFLINAQGEDVVAGIRTPQPIAQLAEQMPEIYKQFQEISQRLEHHYRDMQDIEFTVERGKLFILQTRAGKRTAHAAVRIAVDMVQEGIIDKKTALLRVDPDQLNQILHRRVDPDAQLEVLAKGLPASPGAASGQVVFDADTAEKWANDGRRVILVRPETTPEDIHGIIAAEGVLTSRGGMTSHAAVVARGMGKPCICGCEELKIDLQRKELHIGNTVIRQGDQLSIDGGTGKVLLGEVPLIDPELSGEFQTLLEWADEVRKLKVRANADNPHDAAKAREFGAEGIGLCRTEHMFMEADRVPIVQEMILAETLDERQAALNKLLPMQREDFVGIFRAMDGLPVTIRLLDPPLHEFLPDIEELLVEITQLRMTPDSDKRELLKKENLLRKVRALHEFNPMLGHRGCRLGIIHPEIYAMQVRAIFEAVSLVKKEGVDVQPEIMIPLVGHVNELYEMRKLVEEVAEQVQQETGVSIPFTIGTMIEVPRAALTADQIAKEADFFSFGTNDLTQTTFGYSRDDAEGKFLHQYVDQKILPDNPFITLDTEGVGKLVSMGVQLGRETKPDLKTGICGEHGGEKRSIQFCHNAGLNYVSCSPFRVPLARLAAAQAALSAERS; from the coding sequence ATGAGCGAGAAGCGAGTCTACCTGTTTCATGAAGGAAACGCCCAAATGCGGAGCCTGTTGGGAGGCAAAGGCGCCAATCTGGCCGAGATGACCCGCGCCGGCCTCCCGGTTCCTCCGGGGTTTACGATTACCACGGAAGCGTGCAATGATTACTATGCTGCCGGGAAACAATTATCCGAACAACTATTGGATGAAATTCGAAAAGCATTGGCAGAATTGGAAGCGCAAACAGGGAAAAAATTGGGTAACCCGTCCAATCCTTTGTTAGTGTCTGTGCGTTCCGGAGCAGTATACTCGATGCCCGGTATGATGGACACCATTTTGAACCTGGGACTCAATGACGAAACGGTGGAAGGATTGGCGCAGCTGACCGGAAATCCCCGGTTTGCCTATGACTGCTACCGCCGGTTCATCCAGATGTTCGGTGATGTGGTTTTGGGGATCGACCACTACCGTTTTGAGCGGATCATCGAAAACGTGAAGGAATCGCGGGGCGTCAAACATGATCCAGAATTGTCAGCAGAAGATTGGAAACAGGTGATCGCTTCGTTCCAGAAGCTCGTGCAGGAACAAACCGGGTCGGCATTCCCTCAGGATCCGCAAGAACAACTGCGCCGGGCGGTGATCGCGGTATTCGACTCTTGGAACAACCAGCGTGCCGTCATCTATCGCAAGCTGCACAAAATCCCCGATGATTTGGGAACAGCTGTAAACGTACAGATGATGGTGTTTGGCAATATGGGAGACGATTCGGGCACCGGTGTGGCGTTTACCCGCAATCCCTCGACCGGAGAGAAAACGCTTTACGGTGAATTTCTCATCAACGCGCAAGGAGAAGACGTCGTCGCCGGCATCCGCACCCCCCAACCGATTGCCCAACTGGCCGAACAAATGCCGGAGATCTACAAGCAGTTCCAGGAGATCAGTCAACGCCTGGAGCATCATTATCGCGACATGCAGGACATCGAATTTACGGTGGAACGGGGAAAACTGTTTATTTTGCAAACCCGTGCGGGCAAACGGACGGCCCATGCAGCCGTCAGGATCGCGGTCGATATGGTGCAGGAGGGCATCATCGACAAAAAGACGGCTTTGTTGCGTGTCGACCCGGACCAATTGAACCAGATATTGCATCGTCGTGTCGATCCTGATGCCCAACTGGAAGTGTTGGCCAAAGGGTTGCCGGCTTCCCCTGGTGCAGCATCCGGACAAGTAGTGTTTGATGCTGACACCGCAGAAAAATGGGCCAACGATGGACGGCGGGTCATTTTGGTCCGGCCGGAAACGACACCGGAAGACATTCACGGTATCATCGCCGCCGAAGGTGTATTGACCAGCCGGGGTGGGATGACCAGCCATGCGGCCGTGGTGGCGCGCGGTATGGGGAAACCGTGCATTTGCGGCTGCGAAGAGCTGAAGATCGATTTGCAACGGAAAGAACTGCACATCGGGAACACCGTGATTCGTCAGGGGGATCAACTGTCCATCGACGGCGGCACCGGAAAGGTGTTGCTGGGTGAAGTTCCCCTCATCGATCCGGAACTCTCTGGGGAATTCCAGACTTTGCTTGAATGGGCGGATGAGGTGCGTAAACTGAAAGTACGGGCCAATGCCGACAATCCGCATGATGCAGCCAAGGCCCGGGAATTCGGTGCCGAAGGGATCGGTCTGTGTCGGACTGAGCACATGTTTATGGAGGCCGATCGGGTTCCGATTGTCCAGGAGATGATCTTGGCGGAAACATTGGACGAACGTCAGGCAGCACTGAACAAACTTCTTCCCATGCAACGCGAGGACTTTGTTGGCATCTTTCGGGCGATGGATGGTCTGCCCGTCACCATCCGTTTGTTGGACCCGCCGCTTCATGAGTTCCTGCCGGATATCGAAGAGCTGTTGGTGGAAATCACCCAACTGCGGATGACGCCGGATTCGGACAAGCGGGAATTGCTGAAAAAAGAAAACCTGTTGCGCAAGGTACGGGCCTTGCATGAGTTCAACCCAATGCTGGGGCACCGTGGCTGTCGATTGGGCATTATCCACCCGGAAATTTATGCGATGCAAGTACGGGCCATTTTTGAAGCGGTCTCTCTCGTCAAAAAAGAGGGGGTTGATGTGCAGCCCGAGATCATGATCCCGTTGGTGGGTCATGTCAACGAACTGTATGAGATGCGCAAACTGGTGGAGGAAGTGGCGGAACAAGTTCAACAAGAGACGGGTGTGTCAATACCGTTTACCATCGGTACAATGATCGAAGTGCCGCGCGCAGCGCTGACTGCTGATCAGATCGCCAAGGAAGCTGACTTCTTCTCCTTCGGTACCAACGACTTGACGCAGACGACTTTCGGTTACAGCCGTGACGATGCCGAAGGCAAATTCCTGCATCAGTACGTGGATCAAAAAATCTTGCCCGATAATCCCTTCATCACGCTTGACACCGAAGGGGTGGGCAAGTTGGTTTCCATGGGTGTCCAGCTGGGCCGCGAGACCAAACCCGACCTGAAAACGGGAATCTGCGGTGAGCACGGCGGTGAAAAGCGTTCCATCCAATTCTGCCACAACGCCGGACTGAACTACGTCAGCTGTTCGCCGTTCCGCGTTCCGCTGGCGCGTCTGGCCGCTGCTCAAGCTGCTTTGTCGGCGGAGCGCTCCTGA
- a CDS encoding pyruvate, water dikinase regulatory protein has product MSIQSQQPIVFVVSDSIGETAEFVVRAASSQFNGGNIEIRRVPYVDDKGTIMETVQAAKEVNGMIAFTLVVPELQQLLLEEAGKAGIPVVDIMGPMIDGLSRLFQREPKREPGLVHRLDEDYFRRVEAIEFAVKYDDGRDPRGLLRADVILIGVSRTSKTPLSMYLAHKRLKVANVPLVPEVEPPEELFMIDNKKCIGLTIQPEQLNNIRRERLKALGLTSRANYANMERILQELEYAEKIMKRVGCPIVDVSNKAVEETANLILDILRKGGTAV; this is encoded by the coding sequence ATATCCATTCAAAGTCAACAGCCGATTGTTTTTGTCGTTTCTGATTCCATCGGGGAAACCGCAGAATTTGTGGTCCGGGCGGCTTCCAGCCAGTTCAATGGCGGTAATATTGAAATTCGGCGTGTCCCATATGTGGACGATAAGGGCACGATTATGGAAACGGTTCAAGCGGCCAAAGAAGTGAACGGTATGATTGCGTTCACACTGGTGGTTCCGGAGTTGCAGCAGCTTTTGCTCGAGGAGGCAGGCAAAGCGGGTATTCCCGTTGTGGATATCATGGGCCCCATGATAGACGGTTTGTCCCGTTTGTTCCAGCGGGAGCCTAAACGCGAGCCTGGGCTGGTGCACCGATTGGATGAAGATTATTTTCGCAGGGTGGAAGCCATCGAATTTGCGGTCAAATACGACGACGGTCGCGATCCGCGCGGACTGTTGCGCGCAGACGTCATCTTGATCGGCGTGTCGCGTACCTCCAAAACGCCGCTCTCCATGTATTTGGCACACAAGCGGCTGAAAGTGGCCAATGTACCGCTCGTTCCGGAAGTGGAGCCTCCGGAGGAGCTCTTTATGATTGACAACAAAAAATGTATCGGACTCACCATTCAACCCGAGCAATTGAACAACATCCGGCGTGAACGTCTCAAGGCGCTCGGGTTGACGTCAAGGGCCAACTACGCCAATATGGAGCGGATTCTGCAAGAGCTCGAGTACGCGGAAAAAATCATGAAACGGGTTGGTTGTCCGATCGTCGATGTTTCCAACAAAGCGGTGGAAGAAACGGCCAACCTGATTCTGGACATTCTGCGCAAGGGAGGCACTGCTGTATGA
- a CDS encoding helix-turn-helix transcriptional regulator, which produces MELTKRQERILQIVKDEGPITGEQIAEKLNLTRATLRPDLAILTMAGFLDARPRVGYFYAGKSANQLLGEHVRKLMVKDYKSLPIVVKEETSAYDAICTMFLEDVGTLFVVKENKQLAGVVSRKDLLKTAMGKQDLQTIPVSIVMTRMPNIVTCSPDDSLLDAAAKLMRYQVDALPVVRPMEDGDGVEVIGRITKTTITKAFVELGQHTDV; this is translated from the coding sequence ATCGAGCTAACAAAACGCCAGGAGAGGATCTTGCAAATCGTTAAAGACGAAGGTCCAATCACCGGTGAGCAAATCGCCGAGAAGCTCAATCTGACACGGGCCACGTTACGCCCTGATCTGGCCATCCTGACGATGGCGGGATTTTTGGATGCACGACCTCGAGTGGGGTATTTTTATGCCGGCAAATCAGCCAATCAACTCCTTGGCGAACATGTGCGAAAATTGATGGTCAAGGATTACAAATCATTGCCGATCGTGGTCAAAGAGGAAACTTCCGCATATGACGCTATTTGCACCATGTTTCTCGAAGACGTCGGTACCCTGTTCGTTGTCAAGGAAAATAAACAGCTGGCCGGCGTTGTTTCACGAAAAGATTTATTGAAAACGGCCATGGGCAAACAGGACTTGCAAACCATCCCCGTCAGTATTGTCATGACACGAATGCCCAACATCGTCACGTGCTCGCCGGACGACTCGTTGTTGGACGCAGCGGCCAAGCTGATGCGGTATCAGGTAGACGCGCTTCCAGTGGTGCGCCCGATGGAGGATGGCGACGGGGTGGAAGTGATCGGACGCATCACCAAAACGACGATCACCAAAGCCTTTGTGGAACTGGGACAACATACAGATGTTTGA